The following is a genomic window from Flavobacterium sp..
GAGCTGAAATTGATTTTGAAGCTGAAACGTATGTGGTTGCTACTTCTGAAACGGCAATTTTACCTTGGGATGGAACTGCTACTGCTCCAATTAATCAAGTGAATGAGGTTACACCTGCAAGTACAAAACCATTGTTTTTGGCTTTGGGCATTGAGTTCTATCAGGAGATTAATGGGCAAATGTACCCTTTGAAAAATGGTGCTTTTAACCCATTATCGATTGCGAAAGTTGATAGTGGTGTATAACCAGGTGGTCAGTTATGGTACTATTTTTAACTAGAACTTATTTCCCTGAAGGAACCAATGGTAAACTCGAATGCGAAGGTAAATCGATTTGTAACACCATTGAATTGCCGTGGAAGATGAACGAAACGAAGGTTTCCTGCATTCCGGAAGGGAAATATTTTATTAGAAAGCGATATAGTGCAAAATACAAATGGCATTTAGAATTGGTGGATGTACCTAAAAGAAAGTTTATTCTTTTTCATCCTGCTAATAATGCTCAAAAAGAATTACAAGGCTGTATTGCTCCTGTTACTAAACTTTCTGGACCTGGTTTAGGTTTGCTATCGAGAAAAGCTTTTACGAAGCTAAAAGCATTTGTATACAAAGCATTAGACAA
Proteins encoded in this region:
- a CDS encoding DUF5675 family protein, producing the protein MVLFLTRTYFPEGTNGKLECEGKSICNTIELPWKMNETKVSCIPEGKYFIRKRYSAKYKWHLELVDVPKRKFILFHPANNAQKELQGCIAPVTKLSGPGLGLLSRKAFTKLKAFVYKALDNKESVVLIIQ